One window of Watersipora subatra chromosome 3, tzWatSuba1.1, whole genome shotgun sequence genomic DNA carries:
- the LOC137391489 gene encoding uncharacterized protein: MTKRVKIRHIPTHPDYDHQNMKRYSHETDRKRMSQESTRRRSTATNSSRNGSIKLPPIPGAHSASINSKDPFSLIQDTLQMIDTPPGNNSSRMSWDLIRKVRDCLNEEYINNVKLSAIDQSQRWWKETKKKLKQEQPCLLTQVHDIHNIYLPKNTKNILLPEAYDGVGATPPDQYKRSRANSLQHTPFRNLSI, from the exons ATGACAAAAAGGGTAAAGATTAGACATATTCCAACCCACCCAGATTATGATCATCAGAATATGAAGAGATATTCTCATGAGACAGACAGAAAGAGAATGTCTCAAGAGTCTACACGAAGGAGGTCTACTGCGA CCAATTCGTCTCGAAATGGTTCGATCAAACTGCCACCCATACCAGGCGCTCACTCTGCCAGCATTAATTCTAAAGACCCATTCAGTTTGATACAAGACACTCTTCAAATGATAGATACTCCTCCCGGTAACAATTCCAGCCGTATGAGCTGGGACCTCATCAGAAAAGTG AGAGACTGCTTGAATGAAGAATATATAAACAATGTGAAACTCTCAGCTATAGATCAGTCTCAGAGATGGTGGAAAGAGACAAAAAAGAAGCTCAAACAAGAACAGCCATGTTTACTCACACAAGTTCATGACATACACAACATTTATTTACccaaaaatactaaaaatatattgttgcCTGAAGCGTATGATGGGGTTGGTGCTACACCTCCTGACCAGTATAAAAGATCTAGGGCTAACTCTTTGCAGCATACACCATTTAGAAACTTGAGCATTTAG
- the LOC137390549 gene encoding proteoglycan 4-like: MNSETPECITTETPECIATETPEGITPQTPECIATETPECIATETPECITTETLECITTETPECITTETLECITTETPECIATESPECITTETIECFTTETPECITTETPVCIATETPECIATETPECIATETSEWFTTETPECITTKTPVCIATETPECITTETSECIATEIPECIATETPECIATETPECITTETSECVATETPECIATETPECIATETPECFATETPECIATERV; the protein is encoded by the coding sequence ATGAATAGTGAAACTCCAGAGTGTATTACTACTGAGACTCCAGAGTGTATTGCTACTGAGACTCCAGAGGGTATTACTCCTCAGACTCCAGAGTGTATTGCTACTGAGACTCCAGAGTGTATTGCTACTGAAACTCCAGAGTGTATTACTACTGAGACTCTAGAGTGTATTACTACTGAGACTCCAGAGTGTATTACTACTGAGACTCTAGAGTGTATTACTACTGAGACTCCAGAGTGTATTGCTACTGAGTCTCCAGAGTGTATTACTACTGAAACTATAGAGTGTTTTACTACTGAGACTCCAGAGTGTATTACTACTGAGACTCCAGTGTGTATTGCTACTGAGACTCCAGAGTGTATTGCTACTGAGACTCCAGAGTGTATTGCTACTGAGACTTCAGAGTGGTTTACTACTGAGACTCCAGAGTGTATTACTACTAAGACTCCAGTGTGTATTGCTACTGAGACTCCAGAGTGTATTACTACTGAGACTTCAGAGTGTATTGCTACTGAGATTCCAGAGTGTATTGCTACTGAGACTCCAGAGTGTATTGCTACTGAAACTCCAGAGTGTATTACTACTGAGACTTCAGAGTGTGTTGCTACTGAGACTCCAGAGTGTATTGCTACTGAAACTCCAGAGTGTATTGCTACTGAGACTCCAGAGTGTTTTGCTACTGAAACTCCAGAGTGTATTGCTACTGAGAGAGTGTAA